The genomic stretch cccgaacccaaaatctattgaggtctttcctgttcttttccacctttccttattggataaaagaaaagtcggtggcgactcttgctatccgcgacattgcgataaaaagcaaaatacaccaagtcagttcaccgtatgacacacgctaaataaacttggataagggaataggtggcgctcgcctcattattctttgaataagcaagtaggaggcgtacgcctcactaccgtgcatattcgaCATCCGCAACCAAGCTTTcaaaaataattcgaacgaaaaaggaagtagaaggcggtcgccttattattcctcgaaagaattgaacgattggtgtgcaccatattgctcaatctttcgtcgttctttAAAACACCTTAAAACATCAAACCAAATTTCTCGCCCCCGCGCGATCGAAACcaacaaaacatcaaacacattaattcaacttgtcacccccgcgtgaccaaaactctttcaaaaagaacattgtcaatcctttctaatgcgcccaaaaaaccagtgctagagcctccaccgagagtagacaagtcaTCGTTTAGCCattagaacgccgacctacattgtcgttcatcaaacaaaacacaccaaatattcgtagtgccccgaactacgaatgctctgatttccttattgcaccataaggatacgtaggcacgagattgcgagatcttggcgagcagactaataaaaaacctcccctttccccttctgaggtcttcatccatctctattatcaactctaattactcaaagaaagcaaataacatttaactaacattcaaataagcaaattagactaaaaggttcccattgagtacaacggacgtgaggggtgctaataccctccccttgcgtaatcgactcccgaacccgaatatggttgcgacgaccattattccatttttttaaaggttttatcgatattttcctattccttcattaggataaataaagttcggtggcgactctgttcgaacataaatatttccgcgaccatcgcgaggaatcgtatttttcgagatgcgacagatggcgactctgctggggacattttgctctaagcaagagagagtcaagcctaacttagtcaATTTGCTATGGACGTTAAAATACCGCTTTTATTTTCTTCTGTATATCTTGATGTATTATTTATGCTATGTAATTTATTCTGCTATTATGTTGGGTGATCTATGGTGTTTGAcacatgttgtgagataagctccgtacccgagcttcgagaaaaacttagaacccggagttgtgtagtattgaaccgaggggtgtacacctcattgggacaatacgagaactccacctagagtagatctgttcagaatttccatcctaatatggctagcccattattatgaggaaacgttgaacatggtccatgactttgggaacctcatcttaaactgaagtccgtcttcatgattggcgatcgtgtagtattgaatcgaagggtctacaccctgttcgaacaatacgaggaTCCCACTTAGAGTAGACTGATTCAGAACTTTCATTTcaatgtggctagcccattattgcgatgaaagactgaacttggtccatgactctaagttctTATCATGAAAATGGATGACCTTAGGAGAAATTCTTGATGTGTGGGGTAAAAGACATAGAACCGCTGTTAAGTTGAACCTTGTGATATATTTGAAACCTGGATCCCTGTCATTGCATAAACATCATATTGCATTCATTATGAGTATAACAAAATCATTTACACACtttttattttcagggaatttCAAAAAATTAGTTAATTAAGCATTCAAGAACAAATGGAGTCAGGAAAGAGAAAAACATTCCAAATCAAAGCCAAGGTACCATGTGTAAAGGGGTTCATTGCATTCAGAGATGGGTTGACTAATATCCGTCGAGACGCATTTACACTAAAATATGGGAAGATTCTACACTTGTTGTCTGTACCAGTACAGAAGGATGCTATTACCGCACTAGCCTAGTTTTATGATCCACCACTCAGAAGTTTCCTCTTTAGAGATTTCCAGTTGGCCCCGACTTTAGAAGAATTCGGAAGAATATTGGACTCTCCTAAGCAGAAGAAGGGACCATACAAGGGGTTAGGTCAAATCCCTGAACCCGAAGAGTTGGCAGAAGTATTAGGCATCCCAGTCGAAGATCTAACCCCTAACATCAAAATTTGGGGGAAGGTAAAAGGAATTCCACAAGAGTACCTGGAGAAGATTGCTCAAAGCTTTGCTAAAGCCCAGAAGTGGGAAGCCCATGATACTATTATGGCTTTACTTATTTTtggattggtgttatttcctaataTGGAGAAGTTAATTGATGCAGCAGCTATTAGCTTGTTTTGGGCCGTCAAGGTTAAGAATGAAGATCCAGTGCCCGCACTCCTAGCAGATGTTTATCACACCTTGCACTTACGCTTTAAGAAGAAGGGAGGATTGATGTTATGTTGCATACCACTCCTTTACCAATGGTTTGTCTCTCATGTGTTCAAAGAGGTTGATACAATTAAAAGGATGGATGGATATGAGTGGTCTCAAAAGCTAGTAGGACTCACTGAAAATACCATTATTTGGTATCCTCATGGTTTGAATGTGGAAGatacaattactagttatggagAATTTCTGAATGTACCATTAATAGGGTCAAAAGGGTgcattaactacaaccctattttagcagTGAGGCAGTTGGGTTATCCTATCACATACAAGCCGGATGACCAGTTGTTAGAAGGTTTTGTGTTCCATGATATAGATGATCT from Lathyrus oleraceus cultivar Zhongwan6 chromosome 7, CAAS_Psat_ZW6_1.0, whole genome shotgun sequence encodes the following:
- the LOC127102467 gene encoding uncharacterized protein LOC127102467, which encodes MALLIFGLVLFPNMEKLIDAAAISLFWAVKVKNEDPVPALLADVYHTLHLRFKKKGGLMLCCIPLLYQWFVSHVFKEVDTIKRMDGYEWSQKLVGLTENTIIWYPHGLNVEDTITSYGEFLNVPLIGSKGCINYNPILAVRQLGYPITYKPDDQLLEGFVFHDIDDLVMLRRIIRAWEKVRFRGQDKGKGVIGYREPYYQWVTRRSLEIKLPFILDPPTQPPPPEPIPVSME